One region of Catenuloplanes indicus genomic DNA includes:
- a CDS encoding putative bifunctional diguanylate cyclase/phosphodiesterase, with protein MERGGAAGVPGLRPSPLLVAATLIALWSVVWFVVTLVHPFTPAFAGWLATPVQPLLGAAAAWQAAGADGQGPTAQRFWQRFGLASALAGIAAASNASDWLTAPRHPPPAAPLTVSLHLVGGVLTLWALLGLPVERARRAGLRFAMDMTIVLLATGLFLWYGVLRHADGGPLSFTGSTLPLVLGAVAVTALVAFAKLAVGGVDGVDLAATHLLGAAFVSGLATGALHPLLGDRAGLHPEQLALPVTYLLVILAADRQRRAAGVTGPEQTRRESFSTVPYVAVGATGVLLVAVSWRDPVAGVIAVVAMVLTGIVIARQLLALAENGRLLTRVDASLQELRRVQDELTTQATHDGLTGLANRALFERRSREAMGELTGDQVLHVALIDLDDFKGVNDRLGHAVGDALLAVVAERLQRCVRSGDTVARLGGDEFAMILEHATPESATTVMTRVAEVLGEPISAHGHDLLVRASVGLAQAGVGDTPDELLRRADVAMYAAKAAGKGRYAHYSTDLDAHQAADARLAADLQQAIDSAQFDLLYQPIVRLADGRWTGAEALVRWRHPARGLISPEEFLATAERTGLIVPLGDWVLRAACAQAVRWRALFGDDAPVIGINVSDRQLRETGFASRVTELLHAAALPAAALSVEITEATALGGGSAIAMVGELRRCGIRVTLDDFGAGASSLDLLRRAPVQGLKIDKAFVRNIDGEASSQEVVISAAMVRIAAGLQLTASAAGVETAAQAAALRDMGYLSAQGYHFAPPLTADEFTRHLTASPRATSVPSG; from the coding sequence ATGGAGCGGGGCGGAGCGGCCGGTGTGCCGGGGCTGCGGCCGTCACCGTTGCTCGTCGCGGCCACGCTGATCGCGCTCTGGTCCGTCGTCTGGTTCGTGGTTACGCTGGTGCACCCGTTCACGCCCGCGTTCGCCGGCTGGCTGGCCACGCCGGTGCAGCCGCTGCTCGGCGCGGCCGCCGCCTGGCAGGCCGCGGGCGCCGACGGTCAGGGTCCGACCGCGCAACGGTTCTGGCAGCGCTTCGGGCTGGCGTCCGCACTGGCCGGGATCGCCGCGGCCAGCAACGCCTCGGACTGGCTCACCGCACCACGGCACCCGCCGCCGGCCGCTCCGCTGACGGTCTCGCTGCACCTGGTCGGCGGCGTCCTCACGCTGTGGGCGCTGCTCGGCCTGCCGGTCGAACGCGCTCGCCGGGCCGGGTTGCGCTTCGCCATGGACATGACGATCGTGCTGCTCGCCACCGGTCTGTTCCTCTGGTACGGCGTGCTGCGCCACGCGGACGGCGGCCCGCTGTCGTTCACCGGGTCCACGCTCCCGCTGGTGCTCGGCGCGGTCGCGGTGACCGCGCTGGTCGCGTTCGCCAAGCTCGCGGTCGGCGGCGTGGACGGCGTCGACCTGGCCGCGACGCACCTGCTCGGCGCCGCGTTCGTCAGCGGGCTCGCGACCGGCGCGCTGCACCCGCTGCTGGGCGACCGCGCCGGTCTGCACCCGGAGCAGCTCGCGCTCCCGGTCACGTACCTCCTGGTGATCCTCGCGGCTGACCGGCAGCGGCGCGCCGCCGGCGTGACGGGACCGGAACAGACCCGGCGCGAGTCGTTCAGCACCGTGCCGTACGTCGCGGTCGGCGCCACCGGCGTGCTGCTCGTCGCGGTCAGCTGGCGCGACCCGGTGGCCGGTGTGATCGCGGTGGTCGCGATGGTGCTGACCGGCATCGTGATCGCCCGGCAGCTGCTCGCGCTGGCCGAGAACGGCCGCCTGCTCACCCGGGTCGACGCCAGCCTCCAGGAGCTGCGCCGGGTGCAGGACGAGCTGACCACGCAGGCCACCCACGACGGGCTCACCGGCCTGGCGAACCGGGCCCTGTTCGAGCGCCGCTCGCGCGAGGCGATGGGCGAGCTGACCGGTGACCAGGTCCTGCACGTCGCGCTGATCGACCTGGACGACTTCAAGGGCGTCAACGACCGGCTCGGCCACGCGGTGGGTGACGCGCTGCTGGCCGTGGTCGCGGAACGCCTGCAGCGGTGCGTCCGGTCCGGCGACACGGTCGCCCGGCTCGGCGGCGACGAGTTCGCGATGATCCTCGAGCACGCCACGCCGGAGAGCGCGACCACGGTGATGACCCGGGTCGCCGAGGTGCTCGGCGAGCCGATCTCCGCACACGGTCACGACCTGCTGGTCCGCGCCAGCGTGGGACTGGCCCAGGCCGGCGTCGGCGACACCCCGGACGAACTGCTGCGCCGCGCGGACGTGGCGATGTACGCGGCGAAGGCGGCCGGCAAGGGGCGCTACGCGCACTACAGCACCGACCTGGACGCGCACCAGGCCGCGGACGCCCGGCTCGCCGCGGACCTGCAACAGGCCATCGACTCGGCGCAGTTCGACCTGCTCTACCAGCCCATCGTGCGGCTCGCGGACGGCCGCTGGACCGGCGCCGAGGCGCTGGTCCGCTGGCGGCACCCGGCCCGCGGCCTGATCAGCCCGGAGGAGTTCCTGGCCACCGCGGAACGCACCGGCCTGATCGTGCCGCTCGGCGACTGGGTGCTGCGTGCGGCCTGCGCGCAGGCGGTCCGATGGCGCGCGCTGTTCGGCGACGACGCGCCGGTGATCGGCATCAACGTCTCCGACCGGCAGCTGCGGGAGACCGGGTTCGCGTCCCGGGTGACCGAGCTGCTGCACGCGGCGGCGCTGCCGGCGGCCGCGCTGTCGGTGGAGATCACCGAGGCGACCGCGCTGGGCGGCGGGTCGGCCATCGCGATGGTGGGTGAGTTGCGCCGGTGCGGGATCCGGGTGACGCTGGACGACTTCGGGGCCGGGGCGTCGTCGCTGGATCTGCTGCGCCGGGCGCCGGTGCAGGGGCTGAAGATCGACAAGGCGTTCGTCCGCAACATCGACGGCGAGGCGTCGTCGCAGGAGGTGGTCATCTCGGCGGCGATGGTGCGGATCGCGGCCGGGTTGCAGCTGACCGCGTCGGCGGCCGGCGTGGAGACCGCGGCGCAGGCGGCCGCGCTACGCGACATGGGCTACCTGTCCGCACAGGGCTACCACTTCGCGCCACCGCTCACGGCGGACGAGTTCACCCGCCACCTGACGGCGTCCCCGCGGGCCACCTCGGTGCCGTCCGGCTGA
- a CDS encoding DUF1684 domain-containing protein, translating into MDLLDLADWRQRVAAMHLSDLDLAGFRAARDDLFRTHPQSPIVDRASFTGLRYFPPDPAFAADCPVREAPPGPPLEIDTGGPDGTISYRRIGIAETPWGDLTLFWISAYGGGIFLPFRDATAPGETYGAGRYLTDTVKGTFGRGLTLLDGSAVRLDFNYAYNPSCVYDDRWACPLAPPENRLAAAVRAGELNYR; encoded by the coding sequence ATGGACTTGCTGGACCTGGCGGACTGGCGACAGCGGGTCGCCGCGATGCACCTCTCCGATCTCGACCTCGCCGGCTTCCGCGCCGCCCGTGACGACCTCTTCCGCACCCACCCGCAGTCCCCGATCGTGGACCGCGCGTCGTTCACCGGTTTGCGGTACTTCCCGCCGGACCCGGCGTTCGCCGCCGACTGCCCGGTGCGGGAGGCGCCGCCCGGCCCACCTCTGGAGATCGACACGGGCGGGCCGGACGGGACCATCTCGTACCGCCGGATCGGGATCGCGGAGACGCCCTGGGGTGACCTGACGCTGTTCTGGATCTCCGCATACGGCGGTGGGATCTTCCTGCCGTTCCGGGACGCGACAGCACCGGGTGAGACGTACGGCGCCGGCCGGTACCTGACCGACACGGTGAAGGGCACGTTCGGCCGCGGCCTGACGCTGCTGGACGGTTCCGCCGTGCGCCTGGACTTCAACTACGCGTACAACCCGTCCTGCGTCTACGACGACCGCTGGGCCTGCCCGCTCGCACCGCCGGAGAATCGCCTGGCGGCCGCCGTCCGGGCCGGTGAGCTGAACTACCGCTGA
- a CDS encoding MarR family winged helix-turn-helix transcriptional regulator, whose product MSETLPLNAAELRAWRAVIDGSWHLQTRLDDELRADTGLSMADYHVLVLLSEAPQRRLRMGEIASRLVFSPSRLTYQISAMEKRGLVRRQPCPDDRRGSEAVLTEDGLGALRTAAAGHLTAVRRYLVDDLDETEAAVLTRVFTRLQARLRDNG is encoded by the coding sequence GTGAGCGAGACGCTTCCGCTGAACGCCGCCGAACTGCGCGCCTGGCGCGCGGTGATCGACGGCAGTTGGCACCTCCAGACCCGGCTCGATGACGAGCTGCGGGCGGATACCGGGCTCAGTATGGCGGACTATCACGTGCTGGTGCTGCTCAGCGAGGCGCCGCAGCGACGGCTGCGGATGGGCGAGATCGCAAGCCGGCTGGTCTTCTCGCCGAGCCGGCTGACCTATCAGATCTCGGCGATGGAGAAGCGCGGGCTGGTGCGGCGGCAACCGTGCCCGGACGATCGCCGGGGGAGTGAGGCGGTGCTCACCGAGGACGGGCTAGGCGCGCTGCGAACCGCGGCGGCCGGGCACCTGACGGCGGTGCGCCGCTATCTGGTCGACGACCTAGACGAGACCGAGGCCGCGGTGCTGACCCGGGTCTTCACCCGGCTTCAGGCGAGACTGCGGGACAACGGGTAG
- a CDS encoding phospholipase D family protein yields the protein MDVEEWFLTERERGNPSSAIPTWTTGNLAEPLVHGDSYFDRLVTEVETLGAGDHLFFTDWRGDPDERLRPAGPTVAELFSAAARRGVIVKGLMWRSHLDKLQYSEEENRHLGESVADAGGEVLLDQRVRRGGSHHQKLVVIRRPGTPERDVAFAGGIDLCHSRRDTAAHDGDPQAVRMSTRYGARPPWHDVQLMLRGPVVGALDLTFRERWSDPHPLDSRSLLAWARDLTAGADLHADTLPDPLPDPPECGPHAVQVLRTYPDLSFDRGYPFAPDGERTIARGYTKAIRRARQLIYLEDQYLWSAEVAALFADALRDNPDLHLVAVVPRHPDVDGALALPPNLVGRAQAIEVCRRAGGDRVHVFDVENHAGDPVYVHAKVCVTDDTWASIGSDNFNRRSWTHDSELSCAVLDLDGTFARDLRLTLWREHLDRDDGDDADLIDPASAIKVITEAAQRLDDWHAGGRTGPRPPGRLRPHTPERLGPLTKAWALPAYHLIYDPDGRPLRDRRANTW from the coding sequence GTGGACGTCGAGGAGTGGTTTCTCACCGAACGGGAACGAGGCAACCCGTCCAGCGCTATACCCACCTGGACCACCGGCAACCTCGCAGAACCACTTGTTCACGGAGATTCATACTTCGATCGCCTCGTGACGGAAGTGGAGACGCTGGGGGCGGGCGACCACCTGTTCTTCACGGACTGGCGCGGTGACCCGGACGAGCGCCTCCGGCCGGCCGGGCCGACCGTGGCGGAGCTGTTCTCGGCCGCGGCCCGGCGCGGAGTGATCGTCAAGGGGCTTATGTGGCGTTCCCACCTGGACAAGCTGCAGTACTCCGAGGAGGAGAACCGGCACCTCGGCGAGTCCGTCGCGGACGCGGGCGGTGAGGTGCTGCTGGACCAGCGGGTCCGGCGCGGCGGCTCGCACCATCAGAAACTGGTGGTGATCCGCCGTCCGGGCACGCCGGAGCGGGACGTGGCGTTCGCCGGCGGCATCGACCTCTGCCACAGCCGCCGGGACACGGCCGCGCACGACGGGGACCCCCAGGCGGTACGGATGTCGACGCGCTACGGCGCGCGCCCGCCCTGGCACGACGTGCAGCTGATGCTGCGCGGGCCGGTGGTGGGCGCGCTCGACCTGACGTTCCGGGAGCGCTGGTCCGACCCGCACCCACTCGACTCGCGCAGCCTGCTGGCCTGGGCGCGGGACCTGACCGCCGGCGCCGACCTGCACGCGGACACGCTGCCCGATCCGCTGCCGGACCCGCCGGAGTGCGGCCCGCACGCGGTCCAGGTCCTGCGCACCTATCCCGACCTGTCGTTCGACCGGGGCTACCCGTTCGCGCCGGACGGTGAGCGGACCATCGCTCGCGGCTACACCAAGGCGATCCGCCGCGCGCGGCAGCTGATCTACCTGGAGGACCAGTACCTCTGGTCCGCCGAGGTCGCCGCACTGTTCGCGGACGCGCTCCGGGACAACCCCGATCTGCACCTGGTCGCGGTCGTGCCGCGGCACCCGGACGTGGACGGCGCGCTCGCGCTGCCGCCGAACCTGGTCGGCCGCGCCCAGGCGATCGAGGTCTGCCGGCGGGCCGGCGGCGACCGCGTGCACGTCTTCGACGTGGAGAACCACGCCGGTGACCCGGTCTACGTGCACGCCAAGGTGTGCGTCACCGACGACACCTGGGCCAGCATCGGCAGCGACAACTTCAACCGCCGCTCCTGGACCCACGACAGCGAGCTGTCCTGTGCGGTGCTCGACCTGGACGGTACGTTCGCCCGGGATCTGCGGCTGACGCTGTGGCGGGAACACCTGGACCGCGACGACGGCGACGACGCCGACCTGATCGACCCGGCCTCCGCGATCAAGGTGATCACCGAGGCCGCGCAGCGCCTCGACGACTGGCACGCCGGCGGCCGGACCGGACCGCGCCCGCCGGGCCGGTTGCGCCCGCACACGCCGGAGCGGCTGGGGCCGCTCACCAAGGCGTGGGCGCTGCCGGCGTACCACCTGATCTACGACCCGGACGGCCGCCCGCTGCGGGACCGCCGGGCGAACACCTGGTGA
- a CDS encoding TetR/AcrR family transcriptional regulator has product MPEKRTTYHHGDLRAALVTAGIGLARKGGPQAVVLREVTRLVGVAPNSAYGHFKTLAALRSAVTLQAQSEMGEAMGRHLDAVDAAAPADPRAAAKAYLREVGRSYIRFALDEPGLFRTAMGGSPVGLRIPGTPEDVRIAGDRREPDSFLLRALTRLIETGSLRPEDLGPAVIAHWATVHGLATMFLDLLAPMTDAQRESTIDDALDVLVDGLTARRTGSAA; this is encoded by the coding sequence ATGCCGGAGAAGCGGACCACGTACCATCACGGCGATCTGCGCGCCGCCCTGGTCACCGCGGGGATCGGCCTGGCCCGGAAGGGCGGCCCGCAGGCGGTCGTGCTGCGCGAGGTCACCCGGCTCGTCGGTGTCGCGCCCAACTCCGCGTACGGTCACTTCAAGACGCTCGCCGCGCTGAGGTCCGCGGTCACGCTCCAGGCGCAGAGCGAGATGGGCGAGGCGATGGGCCGGCACCTCGACGCGGTGGACGCGGCCGCGCCCGCCGATCCGCGCGCGGCGGCGAAGGCGTACCTGCGCGAGGTCGGCCGGTCCTACATCCGCTTCGCACTCGACGAACCGGGTCTGTTCCGGACCGCGATGGGCGGCAGCCCGGTCGGCCTGCGCATCCCCGGCACCCCCGAGGACGTCCGGATCGCGGGCGACCGGCGCGAGCCGGACTCGTTCCTGCTGCGCGCGCTCACCCGGCTCATCGAGACCGGGAGCCTGCGCCCGGAGGACCTCGGCCCGGCGGTCATCGCGCACTGGGCCACCGTGCACGGACTGGCCACCATGTTCCTCGACCTGCTGGCGCCGATGACCGACGCACAGCGGGAGTCCACCATCGACGACGCGCTGGACGTCCTCGTCGACGGCCTCACCGCCCGAAGGACCGGCTCAGCGGCCTGA
- a CDS encoding DUF2306 domain-containing protein has protein sequence MALLSLAVAGYFVGQYMTGTLDELAAKEVGLATTYAPQPFWVEIVFYVHIVSAGLALAVGPFQFVRAMRRRFPVAHRWAGRVYLVSIAFAAPSGLVMAFYSSAAFVGLFGFGTLAVLWGWTTWHGYRAIRARDIAGHQAWMIRSFALTFAAPTLRLWFGLLIGVQLLMGRASEISVDEITGIAYAAVPFLCWMPNIVVAELMIRRRNLPGLRFSPSPTSPRAVAA, from the coding sequence GTGGCGCTGTTGTCGCTCGCGGTGGCCGGGTACTTCGTCGGTCAGTACATGACCGGAACGCTGGACGAGCTGGCCGCGAAGGAGGTCGGGCTCGCCACGACCTACGCGCCGCAGCCGTTCTGGGTCGAGATCGTGTTCTACGTGCACATCGTCTCGGCCGGGCTGGCGCTGGCGGTCGGGCCGTTCCAGTTCGTCAGGGCGATGCGCCGCCGTTTCCCGGTCGCACACCGGTGGGCGGGCCGCGTCTACCTGGTCTCGATCGCGTTCGCGGCGCCGTCCGGGCTGGTGATGGCGTTCTACAGCTCCGCCGCGTTCGTCGGGCTGTTCGGGTTCGGCACGCTCGCGGTCCTCTGGGGATGGACGACCTGGCACGGGTACCGGGCGATCCGCGCGCGGGACATCGCCGGCCACCAGGCGTGGATGATCCGCAGCTTCGCGCTGACCTTCGCCGCGCCCACGCTCCGGCTGTGGTTCGGCCTGCTGATCGGCGTGCAGCTGCTGATGGGCCGGGCCTCGGAGATCAGCGTGGACGAGATCACCGGCATCGCGTACGCCGCGGTCCCGTTCCTCTGCTGGATGCCGAACATCGTGGTGGCCGAACTGATGATCCGCCGCCGCAACCTGCCCGGCCTGCGCTTCTCCCCGTCACCGACGTCCCCGCGGGCGGTCGCCGCGTGA
- a CDS encoding CATRA conflict system CASPASE/TPR repeat-associated protein, whose product MTSLVLHAFAPLDGPAAPLARHQIQLLWAACGDVLGMDARVPGSPLRIMPSDWRGGPRVAAIAARERPGDGLRPAERSRDGGFGPAGGGFRAILRRDRDVLVLSAVLTGGDDAGWVEMDRWLDDAAAGGVDALIGTARVYRAPSAHPDRPPDRAALPQFATQTGWQDDRIRFGDHACGWELSPRQDTRRERRLVVTGPEANLTALTWGAGEDELPPLARYLRHAGVLRYLYRIWTGDQRRIGSMREPGIDRARLAAEAARLSGMLGIAAGSLRELSEAAAAARSRGDGGLDPVTDDRRFGHWLTRQLDDASTALENLRRAPAAPASAPPGGTPPAGPWPAASDPAPERPATSGGSSAGSRTAPPDPARWDAPTAGSSAGPWPAAPDPVAEVPQPSRPGSPRHALRMMFTVDAVGYSANDADGRDLMQRRILHVVTEALGEMSLALTDTDRQVAGDGISVILPANIDLPRALAHLLHGTAVALRAERDRYATPLRLRMGASLGKIRPAALGYSDSTIIETNRLVDSAALRTVLEADPALLLAALISDRLYPHTVADGNARLDAADFTETPVMIKSYKARAWLWTPK is encoded by the coding sequence GTGACCTCACTGGTCCTGCACGCCTTCGCGCCGCTCGACGGCCCGGCCGCGCCCCTTGCCCGGCACCAGATCCAGCTGCTCTGGGCCGCCTGCGGCGACGTGCTGGGCATGGACGCGCGGGTCCCCGGCTCCCCACTGCGGATCATGCCGAGCGACTGGCGCGGCGGCCCGCGCGTCGCCGCGATCGCCGCCCGGGAACGGCCCGGCGACGGTCTCCGGCCGGCCGAGCGGTCCCGCGATGGCGGCTTCGGGCCGGCGGGCGGCGGGTTTCGCGCGATTCTGCGCCGCGACCGGGACGTGCTCGTCCTCTCCGCGGTCCTGACCGGCGGCGACGACGCCGGCTGGGTGGAGATGGACCGCTGGCTGGACGACGCCGCGGCCGGTGGCGTCGACGCGCTGATCGGCACCGCCCGCGTCTACCGGGCGCCCTCGGCACACCCGGACCGTCCGCCGGACCGGGCCGCGCTGCCCCAGTTCGCCACGCAGACCGGCTGGCAGGACGACCGCATCCGGTTCGGCGACCACGCCTGCGGATGGGAGCTGTCGCCGCGCCAGGACACCCGCCGGGAACGCCGGCTGGTGGTCACCGGGCCGGAGGCGAACCTGACCGCGCTCACCTGGGGGGCCGGCGAGGACGAGCTGCCGCCGCTGGCCCGCTACCTGAGGCACGCCGGGGTACTGCGCTACCTCTACCGGATCTGGACCGGCGACCAGCGCCGGATCGGCTCGATGCGCGAGCCCGGCATCGACCGGGCCCGCCTCGCGGCCGAGGCCGCGCGGTTGAGCGGGATGCTCGGCATCGCGGCCGGCTCGCTGCGGGAACTCTCCGAGGCCGCGGCGGCAGCCCGGTCACGCGGGGACGGCGGGCTGGACCCGGTCACCGACGACCGCCGCTTCGGCCACTGGCTGACCCGGCAACTGGACGACGCGTCGACCGCGCTGGAGAACCTGCGGCGCGCGCCCGCGGCGCCGGCGTCCGCACCTCCCGGTGGTACTCCGCCGGCCGGCCCGTGGCCGGCCGCGTCCGATCCGGCGCCCGAGCGGCCGGCCACCTCAGGCGGATCGTCCGCCGGCTCCCGCACGGCCCCGCCGGATCCGGCGCGCTGGGACGCACCGACGGCCGGCTCGTCCGCCGGCCCGTGGCCGGCCGCACCCGATCCGGTGGCCGAGGTGCCGCAGCCGTCCCGGCCGGGGTCGCCGCGGCACGCGCTGCGGATGATGTTCACGGTCGACGCGGTCGGCTACAGCGCGAACGACGCGGACGGGCGGGACCTGATGCAGCGCCGCATCCTGCACGTGGTCACCGAGGCGCTGGGTGAGATGAGTCTTGCGCTGACCGACACGGACCGTCAGGTCGCCGGCGACGGCATCAGCGTCATCCTGCCCGCCAACATCGACCTGCCGCGCGCGCTCGCCCACCTGCTGCACGGCACCGCCGTCGCGTTGCGGGCGGAGCGCGACCGGTACGCCACGCCGCTGCGGCTGCGGATGGGTGCGTCGCTCGGCAAGATCCGGCCGGCCGCGCTCGGCTACTCCGACTCCACGATCATCGAGACGAACCGGCTGGTCGACAGCGCCGCGCTGCGCACCGTGCTGGAGGCGGACCCGGCGCTGCTGCTGGCCGCGCTGATCTCCGACCGCCTCTACCCGCACACGGTCGCCGATGGCAACGCGCGCCTCGACGCGGCCGACTTCACCGAGACGCCCGTCATGATCAAGTCTTACAAGGCGCGCGCCTGGCTCTGGACACCGAAGTAG
- a CDS encoding Pycsar system effector family protein: MTRTMEPPEVAFTWRLHAGLESMAARADAKAGILLAHQGGAFVLGVTAIQVDHGGWIIGPAMALVVAAMGVAIAVIVPSLRPRNRVEADGDFVYFGHLREWHPPTLAERIEALSKEDEIAMVTRQLVTLSRINWRKHRLLQISLSLTVSAMSVGAAAVTLL, encoded by the coding sequence ATGACACGGACGATGGAGCCACCGGAGGTGGCGTTCACCTGGCGGCTGCACGCCGGGCTGGAGTCGATGGCGGCCCGCGCGGACGCGAAGGCCGGAATTCTGCTGGCGCACCAGGGCGGCGCGTTCGTCCTGGGTGTCACGGCGATCCAGGTCGACCACGGCGGCTGGATCATCGGTCCGGCGATGGCGCTGGTGGTGGCCGCGATGGGCGTGGCGATCGCGGTGATAGTGCCGAGTCTGCGGCCGAGGAACCGGGTGGAGGCGGACGGGGACTTCGTCTACTTCGGCCACCTGCGGGAATGGCATCCGCCGACGCTGGCGGAGCGGATCGAGGCACTGAGCAAGGAGGACGAGATCGCCATGGTCACCCGGCAGTTGGTTACACTGAGCCGGATCAACTGGCGCAAACACCGGCTCTTGCAGATCTCCCTCAGCCTGACCGTTTCCGCGATGAGCGTCGGGGCCGCGGCCGTGACACTCCTCTAG
- a CDS encoding Crp/Fnr family transcriptional regulator, protein MDHEFPYPEWGPGTFLAQLAPELVAELLALGVRRRFEAGQVLIRQGARGTHVELLLLGFVKVTTLAGDADTLLSIRMPGELLGETAVLTGAPRNATVTACGRVISVVLPGPVFEGFLRRRPDAMRLVTASVVGQLQFANRRRTDFGAYPAHIRLARVLIEIADGCGRSRPDGSVEIGVTLSQPELATMIGIAQATVQKAMQELRGKGLIETGYRRLVVCDLPALRAMTNV, encoded by the coding sequence GTGGACCATGAATTCCCGTACCCGGAGTGGGGTCCCGGCACGTTCCTCGCCCAGCTGGCTCCGGAGCTGGTCGCGGAGCTGCTCGCGCTCGGCGTGCGGCGCCGGTTCGAGGCGGGGCAGGTGCTCATCCGGCAGGGCGCTCGCGGCACCCATGTGGAGCTGCTGCTGCTCGGCTTCGTCAAGGTGACCACGCTGGCCGGTGACGCGGACACGCTGCTGTCCATCCGCATGCCCGGTGAACTGCTCGGCGAGACCGCGGTGCTGACCGGCGCGCCGCGCAACGCGACCGTCACCGCGTGCGGGCGAGTGATCTCCGTGGTGCTGCCCGGTCCGGTGTTCGAAGGATTCCTGCGCCGCCGGCCGGACGCGATGCGCCTGGTCACCGCGTCGGTCGTGGGCCAGCTCCAGTTCGCCAACCGGCGGCGGACCGACTTCGGGGCGTACCCGGCGCACATCCGGCTGGCCCGCGTGCTGATCGAGATCGCGGACGGCTGCGGCCGGTCCCGCCCGGACGGCAGCGTCGAGATCGGAGTGACGCTCAGCCAGCCCGAACTCGCCACGATGATCGGCATCGCGCAGGCCACGGTGCAGAAGGCGATGCAGGAACTGCGCGGCAAGGGGCTGATCGAGACCGGCTACCGCCGGCTGGTGGTCTGCGACCTCCCGGCGCTGCGCGCGATGACGAACGTCTGA
- a CDS encoding helix-turn-helix transcriptional regulator translates to MTGMFGRDREHRAISALLRRGGEGPAAVVIESPPGGGRTRLLAEIGAGARAAGRTVLRLPAGPVDAAGLDRQLASAAARPAGDGPAPLLIDDPQWTDPAVAVALAGARRTARVLPILARRAGTRLPGLDPLDLARVLHVPLGPLGPDATAAVLAALFGAEPDAALRGMAAVAGGLPGPLIELARGLRDERLAVVEGGHATLRDLRLPAVVRDRIGHRVGLLTPVARHLVQVATTLDEEFGLREVAGLLGGPAAALLPAVDEALTAGLLAGRGERLSFAHDLVRAEVTRTIPRAVRVALHDEATCLDRGAPGGFRTRPPMTGGPRTALADLHRDTARPGHARPPVQRTRLAGDRFRPAAGPAVSGLSEREREIALLVATGLTNAAIASKIELSPHTVNYHLRQIFRKLGIASRAELAALISGDDGPR, encoded by the coding sequence ATGACGGGAATGTTCGGCCGAGATCGCGAACATCGCGCGATCTCGGCTCTGCTGCGCCGGGGCGGGGAGGGCCCGGCCGCGGTGGTGATCGAGAGCCCGCCCGGCGGTGGCCGGACGCGGCTCCTGGCGGAGATCGGGGCCGGTGCGCGCGCGGCCGGCCGTACGGTCCTGCGACTGCCGGCCGGTCCGGTCGACGCGGCCGGGCTGGACCGGCAGCTCGCGTCCGCGGCGGCCCGGCCCGCCGGTGACGGCCCGGCGCCGCTGCTGATCGACGATCCGCAGTGGACCGACCCGGCGGTGGCGGTGGCGCTCGCGGGCGCCCGCCGCACCGCGCGGGTGCTGCCGATCCTGGCCCGCCGGGCCGGCACCCGGCTGCCCGGGCTGGACCCGCTCGACCTGGCACGGGTGCTGCACGTACCGCTGGGCCCGCTCGGTCCGGACGCGACCGCCGCGGTGCTGGCGGCGCTGTTCGGCGCCGAGCCGGACGCGGCGTTGCGCGGGATGGCGGCCGTGGCGGGCGGCCTGCCCGGCCCGCTGATCGAGCTGGCCCGCGGCCTGCGGGACGAGCGTCTGGCCGTGGTGGAGGGCGGGCACGCGACGCTGCGTGACCTGCGGCTCCCCGCGGTGGTCCGGGACCGGATCGGGCACCGGGTCGGCCTGCTCACGCCGGTGGCGCGGCATCTGGTGCAGGTCGCGACCACCCTGGACGAGGAGTTCGGCCTGCGCGAGGTGGCCGGTCTGCTCGGCGGCCCGGCCGCGGCGCTGCTGCCGGCCGTCGACGAGGCGCTCACCGCGGGGCTGCTGGCCGGCCGCGGCGAGCGGCTGTCCTTCGCGCACGACCTGGTCCGCGCGGAGGTGACGAGGACGATTCCCCGGGCGGTACGGGTGGCGCTGCACGACGAGGCCACCTGCCTCGACCGGGGGGCGCCCGGCGGCTTCCGGACCCGGCCTCCGATGACCGGCGGGCCGCGTACCGCGCTGGCGGACCTGCACCGGGACACGGCGCGACCCGGTCATGCCCGCCCGCCGGTGCAGCGCACGCGGCTCGCCGGTGACCGGTTCCGGCCGGCGGCGGGCCCGGCGGTGTCCGGGCTGAGCGAGCGGGAGCGCGAGATAGCGCTGCTGGTCGCGACCGGGCTGACCAACGCCGCGATCGCCTCGAAGATCGAGTTGTCCCCGCACACCGTCAACTACCACCTGCGCCAGATCTTCCGGAAGCTCGGCATCGCCTCCCGCGCCGAGCTGGCCGCGCTGATCTCCGGCGACGACGGGCCACGCTGA